In Leishmania panamensis strain MHOM/PA/94/PSC-1 chromosome 18 sequence, the following proteins share a genomic window:
- a CDS encoding calpain-like cysteine peptidase, putative (TriTrypDB/GeneDB-style sysID: LpmP.18.1060): MAATQKQTYLSVCKQLNEPPLRQLLETLEYGDARLDVSGIYLPRRHFRCFLHFIEERPDIEELILDGVDVGVKEAKLLKEHLLCSCVTKLSLQRIKLDSASANIIRQLCIENSNLVSVMLPETYVPSYLVDEIMLIVDLNRLNVESLRSTNTAGVLQGTSTIARWKLCRGKKDHSFSSALQLSSSATKRMVDDFVTSYKSVFIDFSFQPGTFNHPVAGIEAIRWSTYCGLSMFHKGKRDGSKGLFSPSSHYNNQNLCATLNILRFYDILSKSLLLERYPQSGLYVFRFFVDGLPVEICVDDLVPCVYVSGRCTVVGLSSCCSPFYAAILEKAVAKAIGGYRYLQELSLCDYIELLTGCTCFEVNLLRQSPVSTTFDTLRSLNEDGHKLVAYAIPRTLIEERILEDSGMCCRIPFTILKTDICQKHDTHYVFLVQLAAPLTGRLLKYAFEYEIYKTEEVNENCVFWLTFENFAAAFERVFLLLWPFDDAVLNHKATVEFQAASEFLSGSSQFAKNSSFLIQNEGGSSTPVMVSLVASSAPHTQIGAQCLFYKGVGAGNEASQRHYNVSKNNAVFESEEFEGNEGAVFFNLLPAECLQMTLSSHVPSSFRIRISAVGNVSGIQLPDTMVSLTFSGKWNTLLKAKRFSDDILRLRTIDGERTINLVLALSQATGDSPPFPHGVLGWNGTSTNVVDTTKPGFSTQQEKSTLCVHSFVLTLAAGESIFLLPYCCGGRCPDGYDLTVFCEERFAQSRVKTTSVL; encoded by the coding sequence ATGGCGGCGACACAAAAGCAGACATATCTTTCCGTGTGCAAGCAGCTAAATGagcctcctcttcgccaGCTTTTAGAGACCTTGGAGTATGGTGATGCAAGGCTAGACGTTAGCGGAATTTACTTACCACGGAGGCACTTTCGCTGCTTTTTACATTTTATCGAGGAGCGACCCGACATAGAAGAGCTAATTTTGGACGGCGTGGACGTGGGTGTGAAGGAGGCAAAGCTACTGAAAGAGCACCTGCTGTGTTCTTGCGTGACGAAGCTGAGCTTGCAACGGATAAAACTGGATTCTGCAAGCGCCAATATAATTCGCCAACTCTGCATTGAAAACTCGAACTTGGTGTCTGTTATGCTGCCTGAGACATATGTGCCTTCCTATCTAGTCGATGAAATCATGCTGATTGTCGACTTGAATCGCTTAAATGTGGAATCGCTGCGCTCCACGAATACTGCAGGGGTGCTACAGGGAACATCTACTATTGCAAGATGGAAACTTTGTAGGGGGAAAAAAGATCACAGCTTTTCTTCAGCTCTGCAGCTGTCATCTAGTGCGACGAAGAGAATGGTTGACGATTTTGTTACATCATACAAGTCTGTTTTTATCGATTTCTCTTTTCAACCAGGCACTTTTAACCACCCTGTTGCAGGGATTGAAGCAATTCGGTGGAGTACATACTGTGGACTGAGCATGTTTCACAAAGGTAAGAGGGATGGATCAAAAGGGCTTTTCTCGCCATCGTCTCACTATAACAACCAGAATTTGTGCGCCACTTTGAATATTCTCCGCTTTTACGATATCCTCAGCAAATCTTTGCTACTAGAGCGATATCCCCAGTCTGGGTTGTACGTCTTCCGCTTTTTTGTTGACGGATTACCTGTTGAGATATGCGTTGACGATTTAGTGCCATGTGTTTATGTAAGTGGGAGGTGCACCGTTGTCGGATTGAGTTCATGCTGTAGTCCGTTTTATGCTGCCATTCTCGAGAAGGCCGTTGCAAAAGCAATCGGTGGTTATCGGTACCTCCAAGAATTATCGTTATGCGACTACATCGAGCTTCTTACAGGTTGCACATGTTTCGAAGTGAATTTATTGAGGCAATCACCGGTTTCTACTACTTTTGACACGCTACGAAGCTTGAACGAGGATGGCCACAAGTTGGTCGCGTATGCTATCCCACGTACCTTGATTGAGGAGCGGATTCTCGAGGATAGCGGCATGTGTTGCAGAATTCCATTCACTATTTTAAAAACTGATATCTGTCAAAAACATGATACTCACTATGTTTTTTTGGTTCAGCTGGCTGCCCCGTTGACTGGAAGGCTCCTCAAGTACGCATTCGAGTATGAAATATACAAAACGGAGGAGGTGAACGAGAATTGTGTTTTCTGGCTGACCTTTGAGAactttgctgctgcgtttGAGCGagtgtttcttcttctgtggCCTTTCGACGACGCTGTATTAAATCATAAAGCGACTGTGGAGTTCCAAGCGGCGAGCGAATTTCTGTCTGGATCTTCTCAATTTGCCAAGAACTCCAGCTTTTTGATTCAAAACGAAGGAGGCAGCTCAACTCCGGTTATGGTGTCGTTAGTCGCTTCTTCCGCACCTCACACTCAAATTGGAGCACAATGTCTTTTTTACAAGGGTGTTGGCGCTGGGAATGAAGCTTCCCAACGTCACTACAATGTGTCTAAAAACAACGCAGTTTTTGAATCAGAGGAGTTTGAAGGGAATGAGGGCGCAGTTTTTTTCAACCTTCTCCCCGCAGAGTGCCTGCAGATGACTCTTTCTTCGCATGTACCCAGCAGTTTCAGGATTCGAATATCTGCAGTGGGGAATGTCAGTGGAATTCAGCTGCCTGACACAATGGTGTCGTTAACTTTTTCTGGAAAGTGGAATACGCTCCTGAAAGCAAAGCGGTTTTCTGACGATATTTTGCGACTTCGCACGATTGATGGTGAGCGCACTATCAACCTTgtgcttgctctctctcaAGCCACTGGCGACAGTCCTCCTTTCCCACACGGAGTGCTTGGTTGGAACGGTACGTCTACCAACGTTGTTGATACAACCAAACCAGGTTTTTCCACCCAACAGGAAAAGAGCACTCTCTGCGTACACAGCTTTGTGCTTACTCTCGCTGCAGGTGAAAGTatctttctccttccttaTTGCTGCGGAGGTCGATGTCCTGATGGTTATGATCTTACGGTTTTCTGCGAGGAGAGGTTTGCCCAGAGCAGAGTGAAAACGACCTCTGTACTGTGA